The Vairimorpha necatrix chromosome 1, complete sequence genome contains a region encoding:
- a CDS encoding U3 small nucleolar RNA-associated protein 15 (UTP15) — MFFRSSNYSIKDHTVDPFEIILETEKKISNLAINLENEIIYTQDNFIHKLNKTKKNKSQENISSLKIKNDLIITGDIKGNVKIFSKNILIRSYSEHTNKINALELYEDKILISASDDATIKFHDILESKSFKTFDWLEDRVKSLKICDKLLYIGLLNGMIYVINLETYEKIQEIETKKGINNLEIKNGEIFYTSHNKIYKLKNETNNEINLNLLGSHTKLITKMKILENRIFTISLDGFLKIWSLKGNLISKINFSSPILSFDNSEKIFYFGLETGQICQLGGNLKKEKKKILKNKNLKDYEEEINYKLLEQNINKNTQLEILMKKYEHKAALKYSLENKKFIEIFGVLYFLYQNRKLKNAIFNLEKEYLENLLDFISDNLQIPSLFEIFQEVLNLILSIYEEDFKDDEELFERLEYLSEVVDEECYFQERLIEIYSFLECYK, encoded by the coding sequence ATGTTCTTTAGAAGTAGTAATTATTCAATAAAAGACCACACAGTTGACCCatttgaaataattttagaaacagaaaaaaagatcTCAAATTTGgctataaatttagaaaatgaaataatttacACCCAAGACAATTTCATTCACAAACtcaataaaacaaaaaagaacAAAAGTCAAGAAAACATTTCATcactaaaaataaaaaatgactTGATAATTACAGGAGACATAAAAGGAAATGTCAAAATATTCagtaaaaacattttaattaGAAGTTACAGCGAGCacacaaataaaatcaacGCCCTGGAATTGTACGAAGATAAAATTCTGATTTCTGCGTCTGACGACGCCACAATCAAATTCCACGACATTTTAGAAAgcaaatcttttaaaacttttgaCTGGTTAGAAGACAGGGTCAAAAGTCTTAAGATTTGTGATAAATTACTTTACATTGGACTTCTTAATGGAATGATTTATGTTATAAATCTAGAGACATATGAAAAGATACAAGAAATTGAGACGAAAAAAggaattaataatttagaaataaaaaacggagaaatattttacacgtcacataataaaatttataaactaaaaaacgagacaaataatgaaataaatctaaatttattaggAAGCCATACAAAATTAATcacaaaaatgaaaatattagaaaacagaatatttacaatttcACTAGACGgatttttaaagatttgGTCACTAAAGGGAAATTTAATTTCCAAAATAAACTTCTCTAGTCcaattttatcatttgaCAATTcagagaaaatattttattttggcCTGGAAACTGGGCAAATTTGCCAATTAGGcggaaatttaaaaaaagaaaaaaagaaaattttaaaaaacaaaaacttaaaagattacgaagaagaaattaattataaattattggaacaaaatattaataaaaacacacaattagaaatattaatgaAGAAATATGAGCACAAAGCAGCCTTGAAATATTCtttagaaaataagaaatttatagaaatattcggagttttatattttttatatcaaaatcgcaaattgaaaaatgcgatttttaatcttgagaaagaatatttagaaaatttactggattttatttctgataatttacaaattcctagtttatttgaaatatttcaaGAGGtgttaaatttgatattgtCGATTTATgaagaagattttaaagatGATGAGGAATTATTTGAGAGATTGGAATATTTAAGTGAAGTGGTTGATGAAGAATGTTATTTTCAAGAGAGACTTATAGAAATTTACAGTTTTTTAGAgtgttataaataa
- a CDS encoding elongation factor 2 — translation MEKDKVIITSVIAHIDHGKTTLIDSLVAHKGKLSKSLAGEMRYMDTREDEQKRGITLKLSALSIKQDIIEHLILDTPGHVDFEFLVESSSLLSDCFLIVIDIVEGITPRTYSLINYIRNKYTVLIINKIDKIETYDEAIEKIEKILLFLNSMVGEKIFTWENNNIILSSATFCYGISFKSSLNILKKNFTDIETTTKFIYFLEEQIKNKKYEKICTRFNILKPTRKNILSTIMPLSTTIFDCIEHVYEPNTFKKYLFDSSVPLKLNEPIENQTVCFVSLGILEKPHVYEKDNLIFITRIFQGKISKNENFYSEHGLIKIRKIFKFKINEFEEVEEVSGSNLICIKADIKKNTPFFSDKLINFTHSEKIHPFYKSILVPENKDQMEELKDILRVLVHTEQCLKIKINKYNEIDILSAGKVQVEKMIEDLKFREISVQRSVDENLFCEYPKGRGIYNFENENFKIKIQVYKNEDIEYKDYIDEFNNRFVVHTNKFKALVLSILEIYTLEGPMISEYIRDTTFVVDLEIKNDLLDEDDLYSQIKSQIKNAYFEAEPSVAPFFYKLKISIQDEFLGNIYNKLQKFHNLILSEDYDEIMSFYVLSILIPHFEYDDFIEEVRICTKGTAYILSSEFGYFYDLDFSESILELRKTKGLLTDEKIIINPEKQRTLKK, via the coding sequence ATGGAAAAAGATAAAGTTATTATAACAAGTGTAATAGCACACATAGACCATGGAAAAACAACTTTAATAGACAGTTTAGTAGCTCATAAAGgcaaattatcaaaatcaCTAGCTGGCGAAATGAGATACATGGACACAAGAGAAGACgaacaaaaaagaggaaTAACACTAAAACTAAGCGCACTTTCTATAAAACAAGACATTATAgaacatttaattttggACACGCCTGGGCATGTCGACTTTGAATTCCTCGTAGAAAGCAGTTCGCTTCTTTCtgattgttttttaattgtaatCGACATAGTAGAAGGAATTACACCAAGAACATATTCACTAATCAATTacataagaaataaatatactgtcttaattataaacaaaattgataaaatagaAACATATGACGAAgctattgaaaaaatagaaaaaattttattatttttaaatagtaTGGTAggtgaaaaaattttcacttgggaaaataataacattattttatctAGTGCGACATTCTGTTACGGAATTAGTTTTAAAAGTAGCCTAAATATTCtgaaaaagaattttacaGACATAGAAACAactacaaaatttatatattttttagaagaacaaattaaaaataagaaatatgaaaaaatttgcaCACGTTTTAATATCCTAAAACCtactagaaaaaatatattaagtACAATTATGCCTTTATCTACTACAATATTCGATTGTATTGAACATGTTTACGAACcaaatacttttaaaaaatatctttttgaTTCTTCTGTACCTCTAAAACTAAATGAACCAATAGAAAACCAGACTGTCTGTTTCGTATCACTTGGGATTTTAGAGAAACCACATGTTTATGAAAAAGATAATctgatttttataactagAATTTTTCAAggaaaaatttctaaaaatgaaaatttttactctGAACACGGTCTTATTAAAATtcgaaaaatttttaaatttaaaataaatgaatttgAAGAGGTAGAAGAAGTCTCTGGGTCGAATttaatttgtataaaagctgatataaagaaaaatacgCCTTTTTTCTCagacaaattaataaattttacacaTTCTGAAAAAATTCATCCGTTTTACAAATCTATTTTAGTAccagaaaataaagatcaaatggaagaattaaaagatattttgaGAGTTTTAGTTCATACAGAACAATGTTTAAAgattaaaatcaataaatataatgaaataGACATTTTATCAGCAGGAAAAGTACAAGTTGAAAAAATGATTGAAGATCTGAAATTTCGCGAAATTTCAGTGCAAAGAAGCGTAGACGAGAATCTTTTTTGCGAATATCCAAAAGGACGAggaatttacaattttgaaaatgaaaattttaaaataaaaattcaagtttataaaaatgaagatataGAATATAAAGATTATATTGATGAGTTTAATAATAGGTTTGTTGTTCATACAAACAAATTCAAGGCACTAGTCTTGagtattttagaaatttatacGTTAGAAGGTCCAATGATTTCTGAATATATTCGAGACACTACATTCGTAGTGGATCTTGAAATTAAGAATGATTTATTAGATGAAGATGATTTATATTCTCAAATTAAatcacaaataaaaaatgccTATTTTGAAGCCGAGCCTTCCGTGGcgccatttttttataaattaaaaatttcgaTACAAGACGAATTTTTAGGAAATATTTACAACAAATTGCAGaaatttcataatttaatattaagtGAAGATTATGACGAAATTATGTCTTTTTACGTTCTTTCGATTTTGATTCCACATTTTGAATATGATGATTTTATTGAAGAAGTAAGAATTTGTACAAAAGGGACTGCTTACATTTTGTCATCAGAGTTtggatatttttatgatttagATTTCAGTGAAAGCATTTTAGAGCTCAGAAAGACGAAAGGACTTCTAAcagatgaaaaaattattataaatccagaaaaacaaagaacattaaaaaaatag
- a CDS encoding cell division cycle 27-like protein, which produces MFEDVVDQIIKSYKYANYTNMTFLSSFLYSYTSKYKILLPISLYFTGEYSRSLSLLSPYNTCTALYYKYLCYNQLRDFTNALICLQKIIAEEVEVDDFDLEIFKVNKNDKEYFYNDMALCYTQLYDRDEAIRLFKMSYQIYPIFSTIENLIYENELEEIGQNKFKENNFNNQIKTVSSLDEFIRNVKNNDALEKYTNFIPGLGSYALAFQAKNEFDLGLTESSKKIFTVLKSKDPKFIYNMDYFSTVLWHSTDVTDLGILCKNLINDAPLSPVTWKALGNYYNHKNDYKRSILCLKRSLHLLNDPYTLNLLGFESVYKNEYMEALEYFKKSTLMLRNNYKSLYGCALVYDKIDKKSTADFYFKKCMFNNQLRAMGMKFYIKHGELDKAIQIYKIGMKFDNVDLNNLVKETLNKKGKFDNIEEFMILEFVEILTKLNLLDFAKTILNIVEYRGETYYKKKEIVFEKKHSFI; this is translated from the coding sequence atgtTTGAAGATGTCGTAGATCAAATCATAAAATCTTATAAATACGCTAATTACACTAATATGacatttttatcttcttttctATATTCTTACACTTCTAAATACAAGATTCTACTcccaatttctttatattttacagGTGAATATTCCAGATCTCTGTCTCTTTTATCTCCTTACAATACTTGTACTGCtttatattacaaatatcTCTGTTATAATCAACTCAGGGACTTTACAAATGCCTTAATTTGTCTACAGAAAATTATAGCAGAAGAAGTCGAAGTCGATGACTTCGACTtggaaatatttaaagtcAACAAGAATGacaaagaatatttttacaatgaCATGGCTTTGTGCTACACACAATTGTACGACAGAGACGAAGCTATTcgtctttttaaaatgagttatcaaatttatccaattttttctactatagaaaatttgatataCGAAAATGAACTTGAAGAAATAGGAcagaataaatttaaagagaataattttaataatcaaaTTAAGACAGTGTCAAGTTTGGATgaatttattagaaatgtAAAGAATAATGACGcattagaaaaatatacaaattttattccTGGACTGGGTTCGTATGCACTCGCTTTTCAAGCGAAAAATGAGTTCGACCTCGGCTTGACTGAAAGCagtaaaaagatttttacagttttaaaatctaaagatcccaaatttatttataacatGGATTATTTCAGCACAGTTTTGTGGCACTCCACTGACGTCACAGATTTGGgaattttatgtaaaaatttaataaatgacGCTCCTTTAAGCCCAGTGACTTGGAAAGCTCTAGGGAATTATtataatcataaaaatgattataaaagaagtaTTTTGTGTTTAAAAAGAAGTCTTCATCTTTTAAATGACCCGTATACTTTAAATCTCTTGGGTTTTGAAagtgtttataaaaatgagtACATGGAAGCTTTAGAATATTTCAAGAAGAGCACATTAATgttaagaaataattacaAGTCTCTTTACGGTTGTGCACTTGTTTATGacaaaattgataaaaagtCTACTgctgatttttattttaaaaagtgcATGTTTAATAACCAGCTTAGAGCCATGGGGATGaagttttatataaaacatgGGGAGTTAGATAAAGCgatacaaatttataaaattggtATGAAGTTTGATAATGTAGATTTGAATAATTTAGTAAAAGAGAcacttaataaaaaagggaaatttgataatattgaggaatttatgattttggAGTTTGTGGAAATTTTGACCAAATTGAATTTGCTTGATTTTGCTAAGACGATTTTGAATATTGTGGAGTACAGGGGGGAAACatattataagaaaaagGAGATAGTATTTGAGAAGAAGCattcatttatataa
- a CDS encoding Orm1-like membrane protein: MRVDMSENISWIFQKGSWFLHILLVVLLKLTIYQFSSENVSWQLSILFYNLITFYFFHWKVGDPFSQDFYNHTVWEQIVEQSDDALQVRFLALYPALLFVIVNKLVSWNYGILFVYFLSLLMVTIPKLSFMHMKRICGIRSYN, from the coding sequence ATGAGGGTAGACATGTCTGAAAATATCTCTTGGATATTTCAAAAGGGTTCTTGGTTTCTTCATATTCTTCTTGTAGtccttttaaaattgacCATCTACCAATTTTCTTCTGAAAATGTGAGCTGGCAGTTGAGCATTTTGTTTTACAATTTGataactttttatttcttccaCTGGAAAGTGGGCGACCCTTTTTCCCAGGACTTTTATAACCACACAGTCTGGGAGCAGATAGTCGAACAATCAGACGACGCATTACAAGTGAGATTTCTCGCTCTCTACCCTGCCcttttatttgtaattgTAAATAAGCTTGTGTCTTGGAATTATGGGATATTATTTGTGTATTTTTTGAGTCTTTTAATGGTGACAATTCCCAAACTAAGTTTTATGCACATGAAACGAATTTGTGGAATAAGAAGTTACAATTAA
- a CDS encoding E3 ubiquitin-protein ligase: protein MDFKKKLDKKFLRKKNALLLFNDELSKNSKINYICSICLEVFRNPVVTSCGHIYCWICIYEWYSTNFHECPQCRKHVSLYDLNIYDRNNPEKYIKYTKPIKIIRPSLLVNTRSFGGTTLDIRTYEGPSKRVFFFAILIFCLGWEFYRILTVSK, encoded by the coding sequence AtggattttaaaaaaaaacttgataaaaaatttctaagaaaaaagaatgcGCTTCTTCTTTTCAATGAtgaattatcaaaaaactctaagataaattatatttgttcAATATGTTTAGAAGTATTTAGAAATCCAGTGGTGACTTCTTGTGGTCACATTTATTGTTGGATTTGTATTTACGAATGGTATTCCACAAATTTCCACGAATGTCCTCAGTGTCGAAAACACGTAAGTTTGTACgacttaaatatttatgacAGAAATAATCCAGAgaaatatatcaaatatacTAAACCTATCAAAATAATCAGGCCTTCGTTGTTAGTGAATACGAGATCATTTGGAGGGACGACACTAGATATAAGAACATATGAAGGGCCAAGTAAAAGAGTATTCTTTTTCgctatattaattttctgCCTCGGGTGGGAATTTTACAGAATTTTAACTGTCAGCaaataa
- a CDS encoding exosome complex exonuclease RRP6 produces MKKLAHTAQKFINNLNKLIKKSNDTKIDKEYFRDLLSKIREIKSIYKFDESLIYKEINTNEKNIDKQNVSMFVYNDEIVSIFSKTGKILQNKFIKDENLKCDHIFNFTINFKIDNIKMVDDSVSFNNMLSSLDFYLIDVFDHSYRSYNPYVCYISILSNSGFLYIVDVLKCRSLIIDSGLLTCKFQKIFPNIKIFKKLKIDFKNVTCYKIGDYFYNEDFLLFSTYKISPYTYIDWRIDNLQIYLKSYICDRILQFSKYKNNFENNLEKDTEVDFKNNFKNDLKNNFQNKVKNIFENNFEKDTEVYFKNNLEKDTEVYFENNLESDEDFLYLEKDTELYFETFRRFFISKYLLEDDKYLEKLIRNREAVALNNNESIYYVMTNDQLAINAKYKFKNEEDFIKHDAMTSSIVKQNLNFFKD; encoded by the coding sequence ATGAAGAAACTTGCCCATACAGCCCAGAAATTCATTAACAatcttaataaattaatcaaGAAATCTAATGATACCAAAATtgataaagaatattttagagATTTACTCTCCAAAATAAGAGAAATCAaatcaatttataaatttgatgaatctctaatttataaagaaataaatacaaatgaAAAGAATATTGACAAACAAAATGTCTCGatgtttgtttacaatgACGAAATTGTATCAATTTTCAGTAAGACCGGTAAAATTTTGcagaataaatttatcaaagaTGAAAATCTTAAATGTGACCacattttcaattttactataaatttcaaaattgaTAATATCAAAATGGTTGATGATTCAGTTTCCTTTAATAATATGCTTTCTTCTCTAGATTTTTATCTTATTGATGTCTTTGATCATTCTTATAGATCTTATAATCCTTATGTTTGttatatttctattttatcTAATTCTGGTTTCCTTTATATTGTCGATGTATTAAAATGCCGCTCTTTAATAATTGACTCTGGTTTATTAACTTGTAAATTCCAGAAAATTTTtccaaatataaaaatttttaagaaattaaaaatagattttaaaaatgtaacTTGTTACAAAATTGgagattatttttacaatgaagatttcttattattttctacatataaaatatctccTTATACTTATATTGATTGGCGAATTgataatttacaaatatatttaaaatcttatatTTGTGACagaattttacaattttccaaatataaaaataattttgagaataatttagaaaaagatACAGAAGTAGATTTTaagaataattttaagaatgatttaaagaataattTTCAGAATAAAgttaagaatatttttgagaataattttgaaaaagatACAGAAGtatattttaagaataatttagaaaaagatACAGAAGTATATTTTGAGAATAATTTAGAAAGTgatgaagattttttatatttagaaaaagatacagaattatattttgagACATTTAGAAGGTTTttcatttctaaatatttattagaagatgataaatatttagagaAATTAATACGAAACAGAGAAGCAGTGGCGCTTAATAATAATGAGTCGATTTATTATGTAATGACGAATGATCAATTGGCGATAAATGcgaaatataaatttaagaatGAAGaggattttataaaacacGACGCGATGACGTCATCAATCGtcaaacaaaatttaaacttttttaaagactaa
- a CDS encoding phospholipase D (PLD2) has product MDTFEYQKFKDLLEECLLVPFKSLIQPDMNILPRFINFNIPSEDFKTSHFNINLMYGKITWNIKKSKYKLYALCNKLFKQGIRIKSYEKLGNLFSVSKKQIGEIINEILYNMRFHTTNDAFIFFRISKYSFYGLKLYEEKFYVFSTNLTSTCCCFVRSKNIPTSFYIICKSSHILLLDFKNDKIKKIFYYKKKFNYKIVRGALKTSIIIIDNNMKYKITSLHKDRVEKLYEEIENSMLNYNSDNFLNYYCFSPVRYDNIVNFFVDGKNYFEDLYYNLRKAKKEIFLAGWWIFPKLFLKRNKKGAYKKRYRLDHLLKEIASKGVKIYILIYREIQFTVSINSQYTFDILNNLHRNIFIMRHPRNTPNNFIYWTNHEKIVVIDQNIAYLGGIDLCLGRYDTKKHLLFDLKSNKNKSKIKFPEKYDGNIWPGMDFANPLKKDFKFLERAEKSLINRKNMPRMPWHDIQCKIIGGSSFDISLHFIQRWNFLSDNFIVPNESNLSDCNFGNFPYVLCRTLRSISSWSLDEPGEHSIYDKQIEIIRNSEEFIYIENQFFITKSSNDDSHPLNLIGLELVNRIIKAHKDRRPFKVYIVIPILPAFEFNLELEKNSTVMNILKIQSECIIKTEYSLINILKNEGINYEDYILFLSLQKYQKNGDIFQSEQIYAHSKILISDNRKMIVGSANINDRSLLGDRDTEIGLYIEDNKYNEVSDLLKKLIYEHLDFKNVRRRKKEYKDLYSFLRRRSLKLGDDSFFKIIRQVAQENTNLYKEMFSNFLCNEMNTFSKYFKGQETKEKTKEENFRNILGNFVMYPFKFLIDEDLESGFLSLSSIIPDSIYY; this is encoded by the coding sequence aagtaaatacAAACTTTATGCATTATGCAATAAACTATTTAAACAAGGAATCCGCATAAAAtcatatgaaaaattagggaatttattttctgtatcaaaaaaacaaataggagaaattataaatgaaatacTTTACAATATGAGATTTCATACCACAAATGAcgcttttatatttttcagaATTTCcaaatattcattttatggtctaaaattatatgaagaaaaattttatgtttttagcACGAATTTGACTTCTACTTGTTGTTGTTTCGTGCgtagtaaaaatattcccacttctttttatataatttgtaaatcttcgcacattttattattagatttcaaaaatgataaaatcaaaaagattttttattataaaaaaaagtttaattataaaattgtaagAGGAGCTTTAAAAActtctattataattatcgacaataatatgaaatataaGATAACTTCTTTACATAAAGACAGAGTTGAGAAATTATACgaagaaatagaaaattctatgttaaattataattctgataattttttaaattattattgttttagtCCCGTAAGGTACGACAATATTGTGAATTTCTTTGTAGATGGTAAGAATTATTTCGAAGATTTATATTACAATTTAAGAAAAgctaaaaaagaaatcttTTTAGCGGGCTGGTGGATTTTCccgaaattatttttaaaaagaaataaaaaaggcgcctataaaaaaaggtaCAGACTTGATCatcttttaaaagaaatagcGTCAAAAGGCgtgaaaatttatattttgatttatagGGAAATTCAATTTACTGTTTCTATAAATTCGCAGTACACTTtcgatattttaaataatttacatagaaatatttttattatgagACATCCCAGAAATACGCcgaataattttatttattggaCTAATCACGAGAAAATTGTAGTAATAGATCAAAATATTGCGTATTTAGGAGGAATAGATTTATGTTTAGGTAGGTACGacacaaaaaaacatcttttatttgatttaaaatcaaataaaaataagtcGAAAATCAAATTCCCAGAAAAATATGATGGAAATATTTGGCCAGGAATGGATTTCGCAAATCCAttgaaaaaagattttaaatttttagaacGAGCTGAGAAATCTTTGATAAATCGGAAAAATATGCCCAGAATGCCATGGCATGACATTCAGTGCAAAATTATAGGCGGATCTTCTTTTGATATTTCCTTACATTTCATACAAAGAtggaattttttaagtgataattttattgtacCAAATGAATCAAATCTCTCAGATTGCAATTTTGGAAATTTCCCTTATGTTTTGTGTCGTACTTTACGATCCATAAGTAGTTGGTCTCTTGACGAACCAGGAGAACATTCCATTTATGACAAACAAATTGAGATTATAAGAAATTCtgaagaatttatttatatagaaaatcagttttttattacaaaatCTTCTAATGATGACTCTCATCCTCTAAATTTGATAGGTTTAGAACTTGTTAATAGAATTATTAAAGCACACAAAGATCGCCGGCCTTTTAAGGTTTATATTGTTATACCAATTTTACCCGCCTTTGAGTTTAATTTAGAACTAGAGAAGAATTCTACAGTCATGAATATTCTCAAAATACAATCAGAgtgtattattaaaacagAATATTCCTTAATTAATATTCTGAAGAATGAAGGAATAAATTATGAAgattacattttatttttgtctcTACAGAAATATCAGAAAAATGGCGACATTTTCCAATCTGAGCAAATTTATGCCcattctaaaattttgatttctGATAACAGGAAGATGATTGTTGGGAGTGCAAATATAAATGACAGAAGTTTATTAGGAGACAGAGATACAGAAATAGGCTTGTATATTGAAGATAATAAGTATAATGAAGTGTCTGATTTACTtaagaaattaatttatgaacatttagattttaaaaatgtcaGAAGAAGGAAAAAAGAGTACAAAGATTTGTACTCTTTTTTAAGAAGACGAAGTTTGAAACTTGGAGATGACTcgtttttcaaaataatcCGCCAAGTGGCGCAAGAAAACACGAATTTGTACAAGGAAATgtttagtaattttttatgtaatgaAATGAACACATTTTCGAAGTATTTTAAAGGACAAGAAACTAAGGAAAAAAccaaagaagaaaatttcAGAAATATTTTGGGCAATTTTGTCATGTATCCTttcaaatttctaattGATGAAGATTTAGAGTCTGgatttttaagtttaagCTCAATAATTCCAGAttcaatttattattag
- a CDS encoding glucose-6-phosphate acetlytransferase 1 (GNPNAT1), whose amino-acid sequence MKENYTLRELKLEDYDAGYITCINELTTPVEIDKETFTQRLDLLKNKKDYHVVVAQDSTGRILGSGTIFLEYKFIRGCSVKGHIEDIVVLKEKRGLGIGKRIIEHLLDYGKRKECYKIALVCEEKNKKFYEKCGFKEKEREMVIYTQ is encoded by the coding sequence ATGAAGGAGAATTACACTTTAAGAGAATTAAAACTAGAAGATTATGACGCAGGATACATCACATGTATAAATGAACTCACTACACCAGTAGAGATAGACAAGGAGACATTTACTCAGAGACTGGATCTTCtgaaaaataagaaagatTACCACGTTGTAGTAGCCCAAGATTCTACAGGTAGAATCTTGGGAAGCGGGACAATATTCttagaatataaatttataagagGCTGCTCAGTAAAAGGCCACATAGAAGACATCGTAGTATTAAAAGAGAAAAGGGGACTAGGAATAGGAAAAAGAATTATAGAACATTTACTGGATTATGGGAAGAGAAAGGAATGTTACAAAATAGCACTAGTGTGTGAAgagaaaaataagaaattttatgagAAATGTggatttaaagaaaaagagCGAGAAATGGTAATTTACACACAAtaa